Within Mesotoga sp. UBA6090, the genomic segment GGATGAGAAACTAGATCTTCTTAAGGGAAGAACGGCCGGCAAACTGTTGATCAATTATTTGAGCGGTTATGTGAAAGGTCCTTACCGGCTCACTTTAAAGAGTCTCTTCACGAGTGGAGTCAAGAGTCGCTCAACACATAACTGAAGTCGCTCTGGACAGTATCTCTCTTATTCCATCGTTTACAACTTCACCCTCGATCAATCTCATCAACCTTTCTCCGTAAGAATTAGCGATCTCCATGTTGTGAGTTATCATGATTATCGTTATGTCGTACTCTCTGTTGATTCTTGCTGTCAGTTCCATTACTCTGGAGGCGCTGTCCGGATCAAGCGCAGCCGTGTGTTCGTCGAGAAGCAGCAGTCTGGGCTTCGACAAGATGGCCATTACCATTGCAAGAGACTGTTTCTGCCCTCCCGAGAGCTCTCCAGCCTTCGTTTTCATTCTGTCTTCCAGTCCAAGACCTAGACCCCTAAGAAGAGTTATCGCCTCTTCTTTGACAGAACTGAACCTGAAGGGCCTGTTGCCTTTCTTCGATGCGATTATCAAGTTCTCGGCAATAGTAAGAGCCGGGAATATTCCCGTATTTGGCTCCTGATAGACTCTTCCGATGAACTCCGCAAGCCTGTGCGGTTTCATGCAATTCATAGTCTTATCGTCGATTATATATAGACCCGACGTGGGCTGAATTTCACCAAGGATTACTTTCAGAAGGGTTGACTTGCCTGCTCCATTGG encodes:
- a CDS encoding ABC transporter ATP-binding protein; the protein is MVEFKDLTVVYNQGMENERVALKNVSLTIPEGQFVTIVGPNGAGKSTLLKVILGEIQPTSGLYIIDDKTMNCMKPHRLAEFIGRVYQEPNTGIFPALTIAENLIIASKKGNRPFRFSSVKEEAITLLRGLGLGLEDRMKTKAGELSGGQKQSLAMVMAILSKPRLLLLDEHTAALDPDSASRVMELTARINREYDITIIMITHNMEIANSYGERLMRLIEGEVVNDGIREILSRATSVMC